The nucleotide sequence CAGTTCGATGACCATACTATACTGGCTTCTTTGCCGGGCCGCCCGTCGTGCCCGATCATTGCGGAAGACACATGCACACAACACCACCTGCTCCAGCATTGGCCAAGTCCATGCCGGCGGCCCCCTCGCTTCATCGTTCCGAACAACAATCCGGTCTGGCCATGCACATCCTGGGCGCCGTTGCCTTCGTGCATTTGCTCAATGACTTGATCCAGGCCTTGTTGCCGTCGATTTACCCGATGCTGAAAGCCGAGTTTTCACTCAGTTTTACCCAGGTCGGCCTTATAACCCTGACGTTCCAGTGCACGGCATCGTTGCTGCAGCCCTGGATCGGCTTGTACACGGACCGCCGTCCGCTGCCATTCCTGTTGCCCATCGGCATGTGCTTTACCTTGGCCGGCGTGCTGATGCTGTCCATCGTCTCGACTTTCCCGACCCTGTTGCTCGCCTCTGGCCTGATCGGTGTCGGCTCGTCGACCTTCCACCCGGAAGCGTCGCGCGTGGCGCGCATGGCCTCGGGCGGGCGCTACGGCTTTGCGCAATCGCTGTTCCAGGTAGGCGGCAATGTGGGCTCTGCCCTGGGGCCGCTGCTGGCGGCGGCCGTCATCGTGAACCGTGGCCACGGCAATATCGCCTGGTTCGGCCTGCTGGCCGTGCTGGCCATCGGCGTGCTGTACAAGGTCAGCCATTGGTACAGCGGCCACCTGGCCAGCTTTAAGCCGAAGGCGGGCGGGCATGGGCCGAACTTGTCGCGCAACAAGGTGATGGGCGCGCTGGGCGTGCTGGCCCTGCTGGTGTTCTCGAAGTACATCTACATGGCCAGCCTGTCGAGCTATTACACCTTCTACCTCATCGACAAATTCCACCTGTCGCTCGGCGATGCCCAGCTATACCTGTTCCTCTTCCTCGCGGCCGTGGCGGCCGGCACCTTCATGGGCGGTCCCATCGGCGACCGGATCGGCCGCAAGCGCGTGATCTGGATTTCCATCCTGGGCGCGGCGCCGTTTACCCTGCTGCTGCCGTATGTCGACCTGTTCTGGACGGCCGTCTTGACGGTGATCATCGGCTTCGTGATTTCGTCCGCGTTTTCCGCCATCGTCGTCTTTGCGCAGGAATTGGTGCCGGGCAAGGTGGGCATGATCGCGGGGATCTTCTTTGGCCTGATGTTCGGCGTGTCCGGCATTGCCGCCGCCGCCATGGGCCACCTGGCCGACGTGTCGGGCATCGCCTATGTGTATAAAATCTGCTCCTACCTGCCGCTGCTGGGCATATTGACGGTGCTGCTGCCGCATATCGAGCAGGCGAAAAAATAGGCCAATGTCGCGGGCGGGCTTGACGGCCCGCCCGCGCGCATGCGATATTTGTTCTATGATCATCTTCATCCTCCCTCCAGTTCTTGCATACCGCGCCGCTGCTGCGCTGTGTCCGTGTACCTGGCTTCGTGAGGATGCGGCCCGGCGCCGTTAAACTTTTTACTCCTCATTCCGATGGCCACAGTGTTGAAAAACCTGTGGCCATTTTCTTTTTCCGCGCCACTCTGGAAGGACACGCATGACACTCCATCTGTACGACACGTATAGCCGCAGCCTGCGCCCGTTTGAACCCATCGCTCCGGGCCAGGCGGGCCTGTATGCCTGCGGTCCCACCGTCTACGATTACGCGCACATCGGCAACTTGCGCACCTATCTGTTCGTCGACGGCTTGCGCCGCGCGCTCGCGTTCAACGGCTTGCAGGTGCGCCACGTGATGAATATCACGGACGTGGGCCATTTGACGTCGGATGCGGACAGTGGCGACGACAAGGTCGAAGCGCGCAGCGCCCGCAGCGGCAAGTCCGCCTGGGACATCGCCTCTGAATTTACCCGCGCATTCGAGGGCGATCTGCGCCAGTTGAATATCCTGCCGCCTACCGTCTGGTGCCGCGCCACGGACCACATCGCGGAACAGATCGCGTTCATCGCCGACCTGGAAGCGAAGGGCTATACCTACCGCACCGCCGACGGCATTTACTTCGACACGACGCGCCAGGACGATTATGGCAAGCTGGCGCGCCTGAAGCGCGATGGCCTGCAGGCGGGCAAGCGGGTGGAGCTGGGAGAGAAGCGCGATATCTGCGACTTCGCGCTGTGGAAGTTCAGTGGCGTGCCGGGACAGCGCCAGATGGAGTGGGACAGCCCCTGGGGCCTGGGTTTTCCTGGCTGGCACATCGAATGCTCGGCCATGGCCGAAAAGCACCTGGGCGCGTATTTCGACATCCATTGCGGCGGCGAAGACCATGTGGCCGTCCACCACAGCAACGAAATCGCGCAGACGCAGGCGCGCCACGGCACGCGCCTGGCCAACTTCTGGCTGCACGGCGCTTTCCTCAAGACGCAGGAGGCGAAGATGTCGAAATCGTCGGGTGACTTCTTGCGCCTGCAAAGCCTGGTGGAGCAGGGAGTCGATCCGCTCGCTTACCGCTACCTGTGCCTGGGCGCCCATTACCGCAGCAGCCTCAATTTCACGGACGACGCCCTGCGTGCTGCCGCCAGCGGCCTGGCGCGCCTGCGCGTGGCCGTGCATGGCCTGGGTGATGCGGGCGGTGAAGCCGACCCCGCGTGGCTGGCGCGTTTTACGATCTGCATCAACGATGACTTGAATTATCCGCGCGCGCTGGCCGTGGCCTGGGAACTGCTGAAAAGTGATGTACCCGATAGCGCCAAAAAAGCGACCTTGCTGCGCTTCGACGAGGCGTTGGGCCTGGACTTGCTGCGCTGGCTGCCGGCGCAGGTGGACGTGCCGCAGCCGGTGCAGACATGGATGGCAGAGCGGGCCAGCGCCCGCGCGCAGCGCCTGTGGGCCGAGGCTGACCGCTTGCGCGCGCTGGCGCGTGCGGCCGGCTACGACATCGAGGATACGCCGCAGGGCCAGCAGGCGCGCGCCTTGTGAGTGCCTTATGCGTGCCGGCGGGGCATAATGTCCGCCTGATGAACGCGGGAGTTGCCGTGAAGCGTAGTGTGCTGCTATTGAGTTCTTGTCTTGCCTTCTCGTCCGCCCAGGCGGCCAGTGAATGTCCCGGCTTTCCCGCCCTGGCTACGTCGGGCGAGGCGCTGCTGGCGCAAGTGCGCGCGCTGCCGCCCGTCGGCATTGACCGTGAGCTGCAGGCGTGCGCGCCGGCGACCGTCATCGATTTCGCCTACAGCGGCGGCACCTTGTGCCGCTTTGGCGGCGAGGTCGATGCCGCGACAGCCGCCGTCACGCGCCTGGCGGAGGGCGATGAACTGGTCGAGTACTTGTATCTGTTCCCGTATGCGCCCGCCTCGCACGCGCGCTTGCTGGCGCTGCTGGCCGCGCATTTCAGCCAGGTCGACAAGGCGGCTTATCCACCCTTTCTGCAGGCCGCCAGGGCGGGCAAGGAAACCACGGCCCTGTTTGCGCATGGCGGCTACTATATCTCGCTGGGCAAGCCCACTGATGGCGATTCCGCCGCATGGTATTCGAATGTGATCTTTGAAAAAATGGACAAGCCCGCGCTGGGCGTGCGCAAAGTCTGCCAGGATGCTGCCGATGACTGAAGCCGACGCCTTTCCGGCGGCATTGTCCGGCACCTTGGCGGGGCTGTTGCCCGCGCTGTCCACAGGCCAGCTGCACGCGCCGTCGGCACCGTTTGACGTGCATCAGGATGGCAGGCCGCTGCGCATTCCCGTGCGCACCTATTACCAGCGCGAGCAGCTGCTGGCCTGTACGCAGCTGGCAGGCGACGCGGGCGTGCTCGCCCTGTGCCTGGGCACGCGCCACCATGACGGCCATTTGCGGGAAGCCTGTTTACGACAGTTGCTGCTGCAGGAGCGGGCATGGACGGCGCCGTTCGTCGTGCACCTGTGCGGCGAATACGTGCTGGAGATTGTCGAGGCAATTGAGGTGGCGCTGCCAGCCTGGAATGCGGAAGCGCTGGCGCGCTATCTGCGGGAGAATCCCGCGTATGTGGCGACGCTGGAGCGGCGCGCCGTCAGCTACTGGAACTGCTACTATCGTTGGCAATATCCCGTGTGGAAAGCGTATCCGGGAAGCAGGGCCATGGCGGCCCTGCGTGCCTTGCAGGCGCTTACGCCTCGATAAAGCGCATCTTGAAGCTGCGGCCCTTGATGTTGCCAAAGTCGCGGCCCAGCGTATTGCCCGCGTTCAGGCGCTTGAAGGCCGCTTCGGCCACCTTGCGGTCCAGCGCCACGTAGGTCATGAACTCGAATACGTTGATCTTGCCCACCTGCTCCTTGGTCAGGCCAGCGTCGCCCGTCAGTGCGCCCAGCAAGTCGCCCGGGCGCAGCTTGTCCTTCTTGCCGCCCATGATGCACAGGGTGACCATGGGCGCCGGCAGCGCCTCGATCCCGTCATCTTCAGCCAGTTCCTTCAGGTCGTGCCATTCGGCGGCGCTGTTCTGGTACTGCTCGATCAGCTTGACCCATTTTTTCTCGTTTGGCGCGCACAGTGACAGGGCCAGGCCCTTCTTGCTGCCGCGGCCCGTGCGGCCGATGCGGTGGATGTGCACTTCCGTGTCTTTCGATACGTCGACGTTGATCACGGCGCCCAGGTCGGATATATCGAGGCCGCGCGCGGCAACGTCGGTGGCCACCAGCACGGAGCAACTGCGGTTGGCGAACAGCACCAGGATTTCATCGCGCTCGCGCTGTTCCAGCTCGCCGTACAGGGCCAGCGCGGAAAAGCCTTGCTGGCGCAGTTCTTCGGCCAGTTCGCGGCAATGGACCTTGGTGTTGCAGAAGGCCAGGGTCGATTCCGGCTTGAAGTGTTTCAACAGCTTGCCGACGGCGCTATTGCGTTCGTCGAAGCCGATTTCATAGAAGCGCTGCTCGATCTTGTCGTTGTCATGCTGCGCCTCGACCGTCACTTCCAGCGGATTGACGAGGAACGATGCCGTGGCGCGGCGAATGTCTTCCGGATACGTGGCCGAGAACAGCAGGGTCTGGCGGCGTGCCGGGCAGGCGCTGACGATGCCGGCGATTTCCTCGTAAAAGCCCATGTCCGTCATGCGGTCCGCTTCATCGAGCACCAGGGTCTGTACGTGGTTCAGGTTGATGGTGCCGCGGCCCAGGTGGTCGCGCATGCGGCCCGGCGTGCCGACGACGATGTGGGCGCCATGTTCCAGCGAGGCGATTTGCGGGCGCATCGGTGCGCCGCCCGTCAGGGTCAGGATCTTGATGTTGCCGGCCGCGCGGGCCAGACGGCGCAGCTCATTGGCCACCTGGTCTGCCAGTTCGCGCGTGGGGCACAGCACCAGGCCCTGCACGGCAAACCAGGCCGGATTGAGCTTGTGCAGGATGCCGATACCGAAGGCAGCGGTCTTGCCGCTGCCCGTTTTCGCCTGGGCGATCAAGTCGCGGCCATCGAGCACCGCCGGCAGGCTTTGCGCCTGGATGGTGGTCATCTCGTGGTAGCCGAGCGAGTCCAGATTGGCCAAAAAGGCGGGCGTCAGCGGCAGGCTGGAAAAAGAATTGGTGGTGGCAGTGGTCGTGTTCATAGGGGCGGAGCCGGTAAAAAGCGGGTGGATGGGCACAGTCTACAGGCTTACGCCCTTGTGCGGTGGTGTGGAAGCCGGCGGCAAACGGCCGCCCGCATGGGGTGTTAATTATCGGGCGCCCAGATGGGCAAACCGGTCAGATCGAGTCCGGCGTCGCGTGTCCACACGGGCAAGCCAGTGGCGTCCGTCGGCTCCAGCAATTCGAGCTGTACCTGCTTCAGCGCCACCTTGCGCACGCGCGTGCGGCGCTGCGGTTCCGGCGCCGGCTCTGGCGCCTCGTGCGCTGGCAGCGGGCCGAAGCCGGGCAGGTCGATGGTGGCGTTGTCTTTTTTATCTCTCATTTCTGAACCTCTGGTCCCTGGCCGCGAAAAATGGCGCCGGGGAGCGGGCAAAAAGCTGTCCGCTGTGTGAATACTCTGTGCGTCTCGTCCACAAAACAAAAGCCCGGCTACTGGAGTCGGGCTCATTGTTGGAACAACCGTCAGGAATACCTGCCCTGCGGATTTAAGTGCGGCACGCAGTGTATCACAGGCGTGCCGCACTGTGGGAGGCGCCGCGATGTACCGATGCTTTATCAGCGGAAGCTCAGGGCGCCCGTCAGGTCACCCGGCGGCAGCGCGCCACGGGCCGCGAAGGCATCGTTGCGCACTTTCAGGCCTTCGAGCAGCGGCAAATCATGCAGGCGCGTGATCAGTCGCAGGATCGAGGTCGTGTCATAGAAACTGTGGTCGACGGCGCCTTTCTTCGCGTAGGGCGAGACGACGATGGCGGGAATGCGCGTGCCCGGACCCCAGCGGTCGCCCTTCGGCGGCGCCACGTGATCCCACCAGCCGCCGTTTTCATCGAACGTGATCACCACGATCATGTCTTTCCACTGCGGCGATTCCTTCAGATGCTGGATGACGTTGGCCACGTGCTGGTCGCCCGATTCGATATCTGAATAACCGGCGTGCAGGTTCAGATTGCCCTGCGGCTTGTAGAAGGTCACGGCGGGCAGCTTGCCTGCCACGGCGGCGGCCAGGAATTTGTTCGAGATCGGGCTGTCGCCAGTGCCGCCGTCGCGCAGGTGCTCGGCGCGCGCCGCCGTGCCAGGCGCGAACTGCTTGAAGTAGTTCAGCGGCTGGT is from Janthinobacterium sp. 61 and encodes:
- the cysS gene encoding cysteine--tRNA ligase, encoding MTLHLYDTYSRSLRPFEPIAPGQAGLYACGPTVYDYAHIGNLRTYLFVDGLRRALAFNGLQVRHVMNITDVGHLTSDADSGDDKVEARSARSGKSAWDIASEFTRAFEGDLRQLNILPPTVWCRATDHIAEQIAFIADLEAKGYTYRTADGIYFDTTRQDDYGKLARLKRDGLQAGKRVELGEKRDICDFALWKFSGVPGQRQMEWDSPWGLGFPGWHIECSAMAEKHLGAYFDIHCGGEDHVAVHHSNEIAQTQARHGTRLANFWLHGAFLKTQEAKMSKSSGDFLRLQSLVEQGVDPLAYRYLCLGAHYRSSLNFTDDALRAAASGLARLRVAVHGLGDAGGEADPAWLARFTICINDDLNYPRALAVAWELLKSDVPDSAKKATLLRFDEALGLDLLRWLPAQVDVPQPVQTWMAERASARAQRLWAEADRLRALARAAGYDIEDTPQGQQARAL
- a CDS encoding MFS transporter; the protein is MPAAPSLHRSEQQSGLAMHILGAVAFVHLLNDLIQALLPSIYPMLKAEFSLSFTQVGLITLTFQCTASLLQPWIGLYTDRRPLPFLLPIGMCFTLAGVLMLSIVSTFPTLLLASGLIGVGSSTFHPEASRVARMASGGRYGFAQSLFQVGGNVGSALGPLLAAAVIVNRGHGNIAWFGLLAVLAIGVLYKVSHWYSGHLASFKPKAGGHGPNLSRNKVMGALGVLALLVFSKYIYMASLSSYYTFYLIDKFHLSLGDAQLYLFLFLAAVAAGTFMGGPIGDRIGRKRVIWISILGAAPFTLLLPYVDLFWTAVLTVIIGFVISSAFSAIVVFAQELVPGKVGMIAGIFFGLMFGVSGIAAAAMGHLADVSGIAYVYKICSYLPLLGILTVLLPHIEQAKK
- the dbpA gene encoding ATP-dependent RNA helicase DbpA, with product MNTTTATTNSFSSLPLTPAFLANLDSLGYHEMTTIQAQSLPAVLDGRDLIAQAKTGSGKTAAFGIGILHKLNPAWFAVQGLVLCPTRELADQVANELRRLARAAGNIKILTLTGGAPMRPQIASLEHGAHIVVGTPGRMRDHLGRGTINLNHVQTLVLDEADRMTDMGFYEEIAGIVSACPARRQTLLFSATYPEDIRRATASFLVNPLEVTVEAQHDNDKIEQRFYEIGFDERNSAVGKLLKHFKPESTLAFCNTKVHCRELAEELRQQGFSALALYGELEQRERDEILVLFANRSCSVLVATDVAARGLDISDLGAVINVDVSKDTEVHIHRIGRTGRGSKKGLALSLCAPNEKKWVKLIEQYQNSAAEWHDLKELAEDDGIEALPAPMVTLCIMGGKKDKLRPGDLLGALTGDAGLTKEQVGKINVFEFMTYVALDRKVAEAAFKRLNAGNTLGRDFGNIKGRSFKMRFIEA